ctctgtctctctgtGTCGGGGTGGCTTcgagagacagagagaatAACGGTCGAGTCAACTGTCAAAAACTAACGCAAAAGAATCTGATCACACTCCCAATGGAGAGTCCCACCTctcccctcctctctctctcttagcTGCCAATTTgcttctcactctctctctctacttaCTTACGTATTGTCTGAGCCTTacctgtctctgtctctgtccgTGTCTCTATCCCCGCACTCAATTCATAAAGCAAAGAGtctcttgtttatttgtatattcaatTCGCTTTGAGCGGCTTCAGATTTTGTTTATGGGTCTGACGTTTGGAGTTTGTGTGTCTCTGACTTGACAGGAAAAGGGACCTGTTAAAGGGGACTCCAAAGAGCTCGACTCTCCTCCAGGTCTGTTCTTGTTCAGTGCTTGTTGTGTTGCCTTTCCTTGATCttacaaaaaaatgaaatttgaaCTTGAGTTGTGGTTTGGGTTGACTGAAGTGATTGGTGGTTAAACTgaattggtttttttttttttttttttgctttggaCAGGAACTCCGGCTGGAGCTGTGTCCAGTGTGCCTCTGCCCGATACGAAGAAACTTGAATTGATACTCGACAAACTTCAGAAGTATGGCAATTCAAGAAATTTCCCTTCTTTGGTGATTTTCCTGTGATCTGCTGGTGATTCTTACAATTTGGGCTTCCTGAATCTGTGACAGGAAAGATACATATGGTGTTTATGCTGAACCAGTTGATCCTGAGGAGGTATGTTCAGGATTTTGTACGTCTCATGTGTTTTTTATATTCCTGATGTCTCTACCTTAACAATCATTTGCTCCTTGTTTGAAGCTTCCGGATTATCATGACGTGAtagagcatccaatggacTTCTCGACTGTGAGGAAGAAGCTTGCGAATGGATCTTACTCTACGTTGGAACAGTTTGAGGTGAGTGTCAAATGGATTATGGACAGTAAATAGAGATGCCATGATTTTATTGAAGTTTAACTGCTAAAATATGatgcttttcctttctttctttcctttttcccccCCTCCCGAAGGAAGTATAACCTTCCAAGTTTGTTCACTCTGATGCAGAGTGATGTCTTCCGTATTTGCTCAAATGCGATGCAATACAATGCACCAGATACGATATACTATAAACAGGTGCCAAGTTTCAGATTGTTCTTCCTTCCCCTTGTCTTATATTTCCATCTAGTTCCAGGTTTTGATGATATGCTCTTGTCATTGTTAAAAAGGCACGTACCATTCAAGAACTTGGCCGgaagaaatttcaaaaactgAGGACCGACTATGAACGATCTGAGCGGCAGCACAGGTTGGAACAAATCACCAAGAATGACTTTGATAGCTCTGAGAAAGAGCTCAAGTCTgaacaaaaaatgaaatccAGTGTCCCGTCAAAGAAGCATGTAAAGAAGCCTCCATCCCAGCCCTTGCTAGAGCCTGTTGGTTCTGATTTCTCTGCTGGTGCAACTCTTGCTGTTGGTGGGGACTTGCAGAATGTTCCTCTAGCAGATCAAGTGGGTAACCATGAGAGGCCCAGCAATAATGATGGGATTTTGGATGGTAGTCCCTTCCTTGCTGAAAGTAACCTGGACAAGGGTGAAGACCTATCTACAGGTACTTAAGCCTTTAGATCTCTGTCTTTGTGTGTGTCTTATCTTCATTGTTGGGATTAAGGGATGATTTTGGTAATGGCTTTCTTCGCTTGATTGTTGGCTACTAGTATCTTCCACGTGCAGAGACGGATGCTGTCATTgtacttttcaaatttcaaaatctcATATGCCTACTGTTGCTCTTGGTTTTCAGGGAAAGGTTTATCCACAAAATTTTGGCGGAAGCCTACTGCCGTTGACGAAAACCGCCGTGCAACATATAACAAGTCCAATCAACCAGTTGTGAGGGCAGAGTCCATATTCACGACTTTCGACGGTGAAATCAAGCAGCTTGTTGCTGTACATAATCTATAAACCCTTATTCtttgtttccttttgtttAGGGGAAGGGGCGGGTTATGGAATTTCCAGCTCCAATACTCACATAATCATCTTCGTTTTCGCAGGTTGGGTTACATGCGGAGAATTCCTATGCTAGAAGCCTCGCTCGTTTTGCTGCAACTCTTGGCCCTATTGCTTGGAAAGTTGCCTCCCAAAGAATTGAGCAATCATTGTCTGCTGGAAGCAAATTCGGTCGTGGTTGGGTTGGAGAATATGAGCCCCTTCCAACTCCAATTTTAATGGTTGATAAGCGTTTCAGCAAAGAATGCTTCTTCATCCCAAATTCACAGCCAAACCTTGATTCAAGAAAGGATTTCAAAATACCAGCTCCTGTAAGGGAAGATCCTGTAAGCAACTCTGCATCAGAGATGAAACCAGGTCCAGTTCATATTTCCTCGCCGCACGGTTCTTCTGGGTTTAGACTGAATGTCGCTGGTACTGCCAACCATCAGCAACTACAAAGTCCAGTTTCCCGAAGCCCTGTAGGGACCGGCAGCAAGGTTATAAAGCAATTTGAATTGAACTCTTTACCTCCGACCAGTCAATGCGATGGTGATTTTGTATTGGAAAAGAAGCGTATAGATAATTCAGATACAGGGGCTTTGAGGCCGGGAGAGATCAACATGAAGAACTTAAGCCATCCGCAGAGGGAAGTTTCAGTTCCAGATGCAGTTGCTTCCCGGTCAAAAGAGATTGTATCAGCTACCATAAGTAGCCCACGATCAATGCCTTTTAAGCAGCCAGATACTAGTGGAGTGGTGGGCAGAGGATTATCTAATGGGAAAATTGTAAACAATGGCTTCGATAATGGCAGGCTTAGCTCCCCATCTAATGGTCTTCCAAATGAAATGCAAAGGCCACCTGCGTTTTTCCGCCGACAGGACCAAGGGCTCAGTGACCCAGTTCAGTTGATGCGGATGTTAGCTGAAAATGCCCAAAAGCAACAGAATCCTCAAAAACATTCAGGTGATAGTACACCAGCCGTGGCACCTCTAGTTTCTTCCATGAGAAGAGATACTTCCGGTAATGCTGCTACAGCTGCTGCCTCTGTTTGGATGTCTATAGGAGGCGGCGGGTTTAAACAAGCCACAGAAAATTCCTCTAGCCCGAGAAGTCAAATTCCAACTACTACAAATTCACCTTTCAACTCACCTCGTGAACTTCATCATTCACAAATGGCACGGATACGGGGTGAATTTCCCACTTCTTCTGGAGGGACCTATTTCCAACAGGAAAAGGGTAACAGTCCACTTCCACCACCATTTATGCAGCAGCAAAGTCCTGTCAGCCTACCCAATGACGGACAGTTCTCAAATCGACCAATGGTTTTTCCCCAATTGATGAATGCTAACTTGTCTAGGTTCCAGGCCCAGACCCCTTGGAGGGGTATTGCTCCGCACATGCAGCAGAGGCCAAAACAGGAAACTCTTCCTCCAGATTTGAATATTGGGTTCCAGTCACCGGGATCACCTGGGAGGCAGTCCTCTGGTGTTAAGATGGACTCGCAGCAGCCTGACTTGGCCTTGCAGCTCTGAGCATAGATAGGTCTCTGCATGAAAATGAGTGATTGCCAAGGAATGGAGTGGAGCACAGCAGCCCTCTCCCAGGATGATGAATATTTCTCTGAGAAGGGACTGCAACAGGCCTGGTTGTTCCATTATCAGTGGAAAGGCAAGATAATCCAATCCAGATGACGTTGGAAGATTTGATGTCTTGAATCTTGGATTCAATTGATTGGTTGGAGAAGCTCGCCGGGTTCATTTATATGAGTAGCTTTGCTTGAATAAAATATAGATCACAAATCCCTGTTAGCTAAAAAGAGCAGATTTAGGTTGGACATAAGAAATTTCCTGACGATTAGACAGTTTCCGGTAGCTGGGGATCATTGTTGAGGACACTTAACCGGTGCTTTAATGATGCGAAATTTCGGCTAATGATGGCAGAGTCGCCTCATGGGGATGTAAAACTGGGGAGGATGAATATTTTTGTATGTTGTGTAGGCTGCTTAAGAGTGTACGTTGCTATGCGGAGTAGTTCGATGACTTGTAGTCTTTGTACATTAGAAACCAGCAGATATGAAAGGTTCGTTACTCAAGTTCATTTATACTCTTGCCTTACTGTGCGTGCATTCTGCTTGTTTACCGTTTGTTGGAATCCCGGGGCTGCATCGACCTCCTTATTGTTATGGTAGTACCATTTAACATTTCTCAACCAATACCGGCCAATGCTTGTCTGGGTTATTCAAACGCAGTGGCTACTGCTGTTAAATGATAGTGGAACCTAATGCTCCGGATTTGTGTGCACAGGTGTGTTGAGATAATGAAATAGTATAAATCCGTCACGAAATAGCAAGGCTGACTCAATGATAAAAACTGGGGTTTTTCATTACCAGAAATCCTTAGATATGTACACATCATGAGCGATGACGCGATAAAGGATTTTTCCATTACTAGAAATCCATAGATAACACATCATAAGCAGGTGTGTTGAGACAATGAAATAGTATAAATCTGTCACGTAATAGCAAGGCCAACTCAATAGCGAAATATGGGGTTGTTCATTACCAGAATCCATAGATATGTACACATCTCAAGAGAGAACAAGATATGGGTTTTTTCATTCCTAGAAATCCATAGGTATGTACGCATCATAACCAGGCATAGATCAAGCACTCACGTGACGAGAGAACTTAGGCGTTTACTTAATGGGACCTTGTATTTAACCTCAGAGGATGATACGATCTAAGAATTTACACCAAACATCTTATGCTGTCGATAGGCAGTAACAGTCAGTTCGAGTCCGCTAAGGGCAATCCAAATGTGTTTTCACCACTGTAAGTCATGTAGAGAAACCCATCTTCATCTTTGCTTTCCTCGTAGATTGTGGACATCATGGCAGCTACAACGCCATTATGAAAGAAGAATCAACACCAGGACAAACATAAGTCTATGCAACAGATATGGTTTATTATGGCATTTGAGGGGAATCTTCTCTTACCAGTTGGGGGCAAGATGTTCTTGACAAAGATGAATATGGCCTTCTCAGCACTGAGCTTGATCCTCTTCCGGACCACATAAACAAACTGCCCTACAGTCAGATCAGCAGGAACCAGATACCTGCATTTGTCACATTGTAAAATCAGGAAATCTGTGAACACGTGTAGTAAGAACCattgaaattaaagaaagTCCTTGCAACAGGTCGATTCTTGGTGTCTGATTTAGGCAATAACATTTCAAGATAAAGGTAATCATGGTTCAACATTCAGCAGCCTTGTGTTACAGACAGTATGAGAAGCAATAATGTCGCAGAAGAATAACAAAAGTTAAGTTACAGATCACTTTGACAGATAAGTCCTCAAGCATGGAGAACAAAGAAGTTAATCTATAGGGAGAATAATGTTGAGAATCGAACGGGATCAGTGGGGTTTCACTCACTTCTTCTTATCTATGTCAGGGATGTCACTCCTTTCAGCTTTCTCCACGATAACCTATCCGCCACAGAACATAAACAATGACGAAAATTTAGGTCACTATGATTCAAACCATCCAACAAAACTACAAAATCATGATACTTGTTTTGCAATTTACATACCGGTATTCTATCCGGGTACTTCTCCCTGATACGGGCAGCTTCCGCCTGCCTCCTCTCTGGAATGAATCAAGCAACATAAAAAATAAGGACTTTTAAGAAAAACTAGTGTGTGTCAGGTTTATAGAGcaggaaaggaaaagaaagaaaaaaagaagagagagttAAGAGTTTCTGATAAAAAGAGATTTTGATGAAGGGGAGGCCTTCAAATAGGTCGTGACTACAGTGTCATGGTACATGTCGACGAAAGGACAACAAATGCATGTACCTTTCATCTATCATATTATGATCCAGTATGTTAAAGATGGGTCTTAACAAATTTCCTCTTAACATTGACAAGAAGAGCTACGCAGCACAGCACCACCAGGGCATTAATCAAATATATCTAAACGAATTCTTCAATCAAGTTAATTAAGACAGTCCCGCCAGTGGAACAATCTTAAACGCAATCATAATTGTCCCCCAACAACACAATTTCAGCCCAAATAGCTATGAAACAGGAAAAGAAGCAGAGCTAATTACGTTTGATCTAATAATTATGTGCTTCACTCATTAAGATGAC
Above is a window of Punica granatum isolate Tunisia-2019 chromosome 7, ASM765513v2, whole genome shotgun sequence DNA encoding:
- the LOC116212643 gene encoding uncharacterized protein LOC116212643, yielding MGQIVKRKKKGRPPKSDLARRALAEDLEQESRVRRSVRRRNVRYNFVDYDDFIDDDDYFEEDEVDEEEERRREKKVKLVVKLNQGGRGVHARVGGPSDEEEEEEAEAEDDGREEEEDDDEDERGRKVVKKRRISSGGGGEDEEEEDDDENEAHRGPDDDEEKGPVKGDSKELDSPPGTPAGAVSSVPLPDTKKLELILDKLQKKDTYGVYAEPVDPEELPDYHDVIEHPMDFSTVRKKLANGSYSTLEQFESDVFRICSNAMQYNAPDTIYYKQARTIQELGRKKFQKLRTDYERSERQHRLEQITKNDFDSSEKELKSEQKMKSSVPSKKHVKKPPSQPLLEPVGSDFSAGATLAVGGDLQNVPLADQVGNHERPSNNDGILDGSPFLAESNLDKGEDLSTGKGLSTKFWRKPTAVDENRRATYNKSNQPVVRAESIFTTFDGEIKQLVAVGLHAENSYARSLARFAATLGPIAWKVASQRIEQSLSAGSKFGRGWVGEYEPLPTPILMVDKRFSKECFFIPNSQPNLDSRKDFKIPAPVREDPVSNSASEMKPGPVHISSPHGSSGFRLNVAGTANHQQLQSPVSRSPVGTGSKVIKQFELNSLPPTSQCDGDFVLEKKRIDNSDTGALRPGEINMKNLSHPQREVSVPDAVASRSKEIVSATISSPRSMPFKQPDTSGVVGRGLSNGKIVNNGFDNGRLSSPSNGLPNEMQRPPAFFRRQDQGLSDPVQLMRMLAENAQKQQNPQKHSGDSTPAVAPLVSSMRRDTSGNAATAAASVWMSIGGGGFKQATENSSSPRSQIPTTTNSPFNSPRELHHSQMARIRGEFPTSSGGTYFQQEKGNSPLPPPFMQQQSPVSLPNDGQFSNRPMVFPQLMNANLSRFQAQTPWRGIAPHMQQRPKQETLPPDLNIGFQSPGSPGRQSSGVKMDSQQPDLALQL
- the LOC116212645 gene encoding autophagy-related protein 8C-like isoform X1, whose amino-acid sequence is MAKSSFKLEHPLERRQAEAARIREKYPDRIPVIVEKAERSDIPDIDKKKYLVPADLTVGQFVYVVRKRIKLSAEKAIFIFVKNILPPTAAMMSTIYEESKDEDGFLYMTYSGENTFGLPLADSN
- the LOC116212645 gene encoding autophagy-related protein 8C-like isoform X2 gives rise to the protein MAKRSVKLEHPLERRQAEAARIREKYPDRIPVIVEKAERSDIPDIDKKKYLVPADLTVGQFVYVVRKRIKLSAEKAIFIFVKNILPPTAAMMSTIYEESKDEDGFLYMTYSGENTFGLPLADSN